Proteins from one Nakamurella multipartita DSM 44233 genomic window:
- a CDS encoding TetR/AcrR family transcriptional regulator: MPKVTDAHRAARRDQILQAAWVCFARKGFHATSMADVIGEAGLSAGAVYLYFRSKEEIIVAVAGEVFGGIEHRLSAYVAQDPPPSPSDLIDFLAEQPVIARAAAPGDLFSLLLTVWAEASRHPTVNEVARTLLDELRTVLGQAMHRWLDAGNSLALAPEALAPVMMSVVQGMVMQQAIDGQPPFEQYRAAVRALVEAVERPGPQ, encoded by the coding sequence ATGCCCAAAGTCACCGATGCGCATCGCGCCGCCCGCCGCGACCAGATCCTGCAGGCCGCGTGGGTGTGTTTCGCCCGCAAGGGCTTTCACGCCACGTCGATGGCCGACGTGATCGGCGAGGCCGGCCTGTCCGCGGGCGCCGTCTACCTCTACTTCCGTTCGAAGGAGGAGATCATCGTCGCGGTCGCCGGCGAGGTGTTCGGCGGCATCGAGCACCGGCTCAGCGCCTACGTCGCGCAGGACCCGCCGCCGAGCCCGTCCGATCTGATCGACTTCCTCGCCGAGCAACCGGTCATCGCCCGGGCCGCCGCCCCCGGGGATCTGTTCTCACTCCTGCTCACCGTCTGGGCCGAGGCGTCCCGGCACCCGACGGTGAACGAGGTCGCTCGCACGCTGTTGGACGAACTGCGCACCGTGCTGGGCCAGGCGATGCACCGCTGGCTGGACGCGGGGAACTCGCTGGCGCTCGCGCCCGAAGCCCTGGCGCCGGTGATGATGTCGGTGGTGCAGGGCATGGTGATGCAGCAGGCGATCGACGGGCAGCCCCCGTTCGAGCAGTACCGGGCCGCCGTTCGCGCCCTGGTCGAGGCGGTCGAACGGCCCGGCCCTCAGTAG